The bacterium sequence GTGTAACGGCTCGACCGAGTAACCCTAAGTATTTAAACATTGGCTCCAATGATTTCCGACATCCTTACTGGCATAACCTTGACCACCCCACTGCATTTGAGGGATTTGCCCGTAACCAACGCGACAATATCGATATCGCTCACGATTTAATGTCGGGGAAACCGATTCCAGTCGCAGACAATTCCCTTTCAATCGCATATTGTTCCCATGTAATTGAACACTTACCCGATGAACATGTCGCGTTTCTGTTTGCCGAGGTGTTCAGAATTCTTGCGCCGGGCGGACATTTCCGGATTGTTGCGCCGGATATGCATGTCTACTATGAGGCGTACCAACGGGGTGATAAGTACTATCTACTCGATACTTTTAAGTTTCACAACGCATCTACAGTCGAACAAAGTCTTCTTGAAAAGTTTGCAACTTCTTTAACACTGAATCACCCCGATAACCGTGGTAAAAAGTTCACAGACCAAGCAATCGCTGAAATCTTCCGAACGATGTCCGAGGAGGAGGCTTACGAGTATTTTTGTAAGCAGGTATCGATGGCGGTGCAATACGATTATCCAGCAGATCACATCAATTGGTTTACCGTTCCAAAACTATTGCGGATGCTGTCAGTTGCCGGTTTTACGGATATTTGGGAGTCTCGTCTAGGTCAATCGCATTGTCCAGAATTGCGCGAGACCCATCTCTTCGATCCGTATCCCTTTGAGTCGTTGTTTGTCGAATGCAGGAAGTAAAAAGTTTGTGGTCGCCGTGATATTCCATGGCAGCATGCAAAGCGGTAGTCAACTGTTCACTTGAACGCCAAATCCTGGAACAAGCTACGGCACTACTTTGAACGGATAAGCATTTGTAGTACAACAAAGCGAATCGCTCGCACAGTAAGAGAATCCTCTACGTTCGTTACGATGAGTAGTTGTTGTTATTGATCTATGGATAGTTTATCTGAGTCAACCCGGCTGCCAATTACTTGTTGTAGAAATAGGTTTTGATACCCATAGTGTGTTGACATAGAAGATACATTTTGGAAGAAGAAATACTCGGACTCTTGTTTCGGTTGCCAGAGGGTTTGCTTCTTTAAGTCGGCGTTGATAACGATGCCCATCGAATCGATATCTCCGATCCGTGGAGAAGTAGATTCCAGCGCAGGTTTAGTTTTATCCTTGACTGCATCAAATACCCGGAATAACAATACTCCACAGTTAGCAGAAATCGATTCGGTAATCATCTGTAAGGCGTTTTCTGCTAATCGGTTTTCACAATCTACAAACATGATCCATCCCGATTCGACTATACTCATTCCAAAATTCCGCAACGACGCAACCGATGTCTTTCCTGTTTTCTGTTCAATGACCTTGATTTCCAACCAATCCGGTACTAACGGTAAATCGTTTATATCTGTGCCGTGAGGACAAACGACGAGAAGTATTACCCGCCAACCGCACAGTTGCTGTTTGATAATACTCGCGACTCCGGATTGTAAATTTGCTCGGTCCGCCGAATTGCCGGTAAACGGAGTGATTATATAAAGCGTTTTATCGACGATTCGAGCAGTCCGCTTCAGGATTGAGTGGAATCGCCATCGATAATATGTTCGCAATCGCTTACTGAATCTTTGAGACAACATGATGAAACCTACGTGTGAGTTCCGATGACGTCTTCATAGTGAACAATTCTATAGCCGAGGTGTTCTGCAATGCTAACGATATTCTGAATGTATAAGAAGTCATGGTGATAGAGTGCTTGCCATTCCGCCAAATTGGCGATCTGAGACTGAATGACATAACACAACGAATCGATATCGCCATACTTGGGAATCGTATTCATATCTGCGGGAACATTGCAGTTCAGTTCAGCATGCCATACGCAAAAAAACAAAACACCAATATCTTCCTGCAATCGTGATTCGATGATTGAACAACAATCATCGGTTATTGTGTTGTCGTCGTCCAAAAAGAGAACCCAACCGGAGTCCGATCGGCTGATACCGACATTACGCTGATGGGCTCCGTAAACCGCAGTTCGTTCGGTGGC is a genomic window containing:
- a CDS encoding methyltransferase domain-containing protein, coding for VTARPSNPKYLNIGSNDFRHPYWHNLDHPTAFEGFARNQRDNIDIAHDLMSGKPIPVADNSLSIAYCSHVIEHLPDEHVAFLFAEVFRILAPGGHFRIVAPDMHVYYEAYQRGDKYYLLDTFKFHNASTVEQSLLEKFATSLTLNHPDNRGKKFTDQAIAEIFRTMSEEEAYEYFCKQVSMAVQYDYPADHINWFTVPKLLRMLSVAGFTDIWESRLGQSHCPELRETHLFDPYPFESLFVECRK
- a CDS encoding glycosyltransferase family 2 protein, coding for MLSQRFSKRLRTYYRWRFHSILKRTARIVDKTLYIITPFTGNSADRANLQSGVASIIKQQLCGWRVILLVVCPHGTDINDLPLVPDWLEIKVIEQKTGKTSVASLRNFGMSIVESGWIMFVDCENRLAENALQMITESISANCGVLLFRVFDAVKDKTKPALESTSPRIGDIDSMGIVINADLKKQTLWQPKQESEYFFFQNVSSMSTHYGYQNLFLQQVIGSRVDSDKLSIDQ
- a CDS encoding glycosyltransferase family 2 protein — encoded protein: MMNKTLHIVTPSHTYQHRSHILHRAIDSVLAQKPHGLQVKHHIIFDGEAPENLPLPPLPAWYQYEIVATERTAVYGAHQRNVGISRSDSGWVLFLDDDNTITDDCCSIIESRLQEDIGVLFFCVWHAELNCNVPADMNTIPKYGDIDSLCYVIQSQIANLAEWQALYHHDFLYIQNIVSIAEHLGYRIVHYEDVIGTHT